In Spinacia oleracea cultivar Varoflay chromosome 5, BTI_SOV_V1, whole genome shotgun sequence, a single window of DNA contains:
- the LOC110800399 gene encoding phosphomannomutase-like — protein sequence MAAKPAIIALFDVDGTLTAPRKEVTPEMLKFMKELRKVVPVGVVGGSDLTKISEQLGKTVINDYDYVFAENGLVAYKDGAEVAIMSLKKLLGEEKLKEFINFTLKYIAELDIPIKRGTFIEFRNGMINVSPIGRNCSQEERDEFEKYDKIQKVRSTMVSVLREKFGHFNLTFSIGGQISFDVFPRGWDKTYSLRYLEDFNEIHFFGDKTFEGGNDYEIFASERTVGHTVTSPEDTMKQCTEIFLTKKE from the exons ATGGCTGCTAAGCCCGCTATAATCGCATTGTTCGATGTCGATGGGACACTTACAGCTCCCAGAAAG GAGGTAACGCCAGAGATGTTGAAATTCATGAAAGAATTGCGCAAG GTTGTTCCTGTTGGTGTTGTTGGAGGATCTGACTTAACTAAGATATCAGAGCAACTTGGAAAGACAG TTATTAATGACTATGATTATGTTTTCGCGGAGAATGGACTCGTGGCTTATAAAGATGGTGCGGAGGTTGCCATCATG AGCTTGAAGAAACTTCTCGGAGAGGAAAAGCTCAAG GAGTTCATCAATTTTACGCTAAAGTACATTGCAGAATTGGATATTCCTATAAAAAG GGGAACATTCATAGAGTTTCGAAATGGAATGATCAATGTTTCACCTATTGGGAGAAACTGTAGCCAAGAAGAAAGAGACGAATTTGAAAAGTATGACAAG ATCCAAAAAGTACGTTCAACTATGGTGTCTGTATTGCGCGAGAAGTTTGGTCACTTTAACCTGACATTTTCAATAGGAGGGCAGATAAGCTTTGAT GTTTTCCCTCGAGGTTGGGATAAGACCTACAGTTTGCGGTACCTTGAGGACTTCAATGAGATTCACTTTTTTGGTGACAAAACTTTTGAG GGTGGAAATGACTATGAAATTTTTGCATCTGAGAGGACTGTAGGTCATACAG TTACCAGTCCTGAGGATACAATGAAGCAGTGTACAGAGATTTTCCTGACCAAGAAAGAATGA